A genomic stretch from Spongiibacter nanhainus includes:
- the aroK gene encoding shikimate kinase AroK — protein MRKAGAIYLVGPMGAGKSTIGKLLADALRSGFYDVDREIEARSGVDIPWIFDMEGESGFRARETSMLRDLSEDRDCVISTGGGAVQQDENRKLMVATGTVIYLRTSVDEQLRRTAKDRKRPLLQQGDPEETLRRLMAERDPLYREVADYTVETDHRSPKAVALELAQWLQRSDLDG, from the coding sequence ATGCGCAAGGCTGGAGCGATATATTTGGTTGGCCCCATGGGGGCGGGCAAAAGTACCATTGGAAAACTGTTGGCCGACGCGCTGCGTTCCGGGTTTTACGATGTCGATCGGGAAATTGAGGCACGCAGCGGCGTGGACATCCCCTGGATTTTTGATATGGAAGGGGAGTCGGGCTTCCGGGCCAGGGAGACCAGCATGCTGCGGGATCTCAGCGAAGACCGCGACTGCGTAATTTCCACCGGTGGTGGAGCAGTGCAGCAGGATGAAAATCGCAAACTGATGGTGGCCACTGGCACGGTGATTTATCTGCGAACCTCGGTTGACGAGCAATTGCGCCGCACCGCCAAGGACCGCAAGCGCCCACTGCTGCAGCAGGGTGACCCAGAGGAAACGCTGCGCCGCCTGATGGCAGAGCGCGATCCGCTTTACCGGGAAGTCGCCGATTACACGGTGGAGACCGATCATCGCAGCCCCAAGGCGGTGGCCCTGGAGCTCGCCCAGTGGCTGCAACGCAGTGACCTGGACGGCTAG